In the Gossypium raimondii isolate GPD5lz chromosome 9, ASM2569854v1, whole genome shotgun sequence genome, one interval contains:
- the LOC105797995 gene encoding uncharacterized protein LOC105797995 encodes MGCGKSKHVAIENTISRKNSIVGSRKGKTPEIGIGESSKLLERNATSLMEEEGKIVVSRKNSKEEFKRVKTEKRNGDMETGCGETECDAVENTMGGENSGEASELDRKTSSLRKEEGEIVEQDSIADDSKVVVDGNSVVELETSQVDGNMSLLLIEEDGKGVVQDSVVDDSEIIVDGNGVIDSLESKEPIEETSEPDENMSSSTKEEGEDSIADNSEAIVDNENGITENAEQNEGNEKMTFGEETKGDDTLEDKQLDEDDAREGSANEEPDTVKGEKLAKEAKTTEEVEV; translated from the exons ATGGGTTGCGGTAAATCGAAACACGTCGCGATTGAAAACACGATCAGCCGTAAAAATTCGATAGTCGGGTCGAGGAAGGGCAAAACTCCGGAAATCGGCATCGGAGAATCAAGTAAATTACTTGAAAGAAATGCTACCTCATTAATGGAAGAGGAGGGTAAAATTGTTGTTAGTAGGAAGAATTCGAAAGAAGAATTCAAGAGGGTAAAAACAGAGAAGAGAAACGGAGATATGGAAACGGGCTGCGGTGAAACGGAATGCGACGCGGTCGAAAACACGATGGGTGGTGAAAATTCGGGCGAAGCAAGTGAACTTGATAGAAAAACTAGCTCGTTAAGGAAAGAGGAAGGCGAGATTGTCGAACAAGATTCTATAGCGGACGATTCCAAGGTTGTCGTTGATGGAAACAGTGTAGTCGAACTCGAAACAAGCCAAGTTGATGGAAACATGAGCTTGTTGTTAATTGAAGAAGATGGCAAAGGTGTCGTACAAGATTCCGTTGTAGACGATTCCGAGATTATTGTTGATGGAAACGGTGTGATCGATAGCTTAGAATCGAAGGAACCCATTGAAGAAACAAGCGAACCCGATGAAAACATGAGCTCCTCAACGAAAGAGGAAGGGGAAGATTCCATTGCAGACAACTCTGAAGCTATTGTAGATAATGAAAATGGCATAACTGAAAATGCAGAGCAAAATGAGGGTAATGAGAAGATGACATTTGGTGAAGAAACTAAAGGAGATGATACCTTGGAGGACAAGCAACTAGACGAAGATGATGCAAGAGAAGGAAGTGCAAATG AAGAACCAGACACTGTGAAGGGAGAGAAGTTGGCAAAAGAAGCAAAAACAACCGAAGAAGTTGAAGTTTAG